One window of Flavobacteriales bacterium genomic DNA carries:
- a CDS encoding 1-aminocyclopropane-1-carboxylate deaminase/D-cysteine desulfhydrase, producing MNAEHDSFFPIADPPRQSFDFVPTARWVIQRDDQLHRFISGNKLRKLKYLVLKAKEDGHDTLLTFGGAFSNHLAATAAAGSEFGFKTIGIVRGEEVDLDNPTLALCLKQGMQLERVSRSDYDRKFDEDYKDELNRRFGRALLIPEGGAHYLGVNGCIEIIPKSERDEWEHVVVPGGTGTTAAGLLLSTGADTTVWVYSSLKGGDFLREEIGNLLYRFLWDRDAVNEELNRLRVVTDYHFGGYGQVTDELVEFLNEFYRETDIPLDPIYTGKMMCGLVDALRNDEGPDPDKHPPARARTLIIHTGGLQGIAGINARRKSLERSLILYQG from the coding sequence ATGAACGCCGAACACGACTCCTTCTTCCCTATCGCAGACCCGCCGCGACAAAGTTTTGATTTTGTGCCTACGGCACGATGGGTCATTCAGCGCGACGATCAACTTCATCGATTCATATCGGGAAATAAGTTGCGCAAGCTCAAGTATTTGGTACTCAAAGCCAAGGAAGATGGCCACGACACCTTGCTCACCTTCGGCGGCGCATTCAGCAATCATTTGGCGGCCACTGCCGCGGCCGGATCCGAGTTCGGGTTCAAGACCATCGGAATCGTACGGGGCGAGGAAGTGGATCTCGATAACCCGACCCTGGCCTTGTGCCTAAAGCAGGGAATGCAGCTCGAAAGGGTGTCGCGATCCGACTACGATCGCAAATTCGACGAAGACTACAAAGACGAGCTCAACAGGCGCTTTGGTCGAGCACTTCTGATTCCCGAAGGGGGCGCGCACTATTTGGGCGTAAACGGATGCATCGAGATCATTCCCAAGTCGGAGCGCGATGAATGGGAACATGTAGTAGTGCCCGGCGGCACGGGTACCACCGCGGCCGGACTCCTACTTTCGACCGGAGCCGACACAACGGTATGGGTTTATTCATCACTCAAAGGCGGTGACTTTTTGCGGGAGGAGATCGGGAATTTGCTCTATCGATTTTTGTGGGATCGCGATGCGGTGAACGAAGAGCTGAATCGGTTGCGGGTGGTGACCGACTACCACTTCGGTGGGTACGGACAAGTTACGGATGAACTGGTCGAGTTCTTAAACGAGTTCTACCGCGAAACGGACATTCCGCTTGACCCGATCTACACCGGTAAAATGATGTGCGGACTGGTCGACGCCCTCCGGAATGATGAGGGGCCCGATCCGGATAAGCATCCGCCCGCGAGGGCGAGAACCCTCATAATTCATACGGGCGGACTCCAGGGAATTGCCGGGATCAATGCGCGGCGGAAAAGTTTGGAAAGGAGTTTGATACTGTATCAGGGTTAA
- a CDS encoding glucosaminidase domain-containing protein: MIRLLSILCTLMTLGATAQRISRDQYIERFAPVAVQEMKEYGIPASITLAQGILESGDGNSRLAQEANNHFGIKCHDDWSGKTIKHHDDKRNECFRVYDHARESYRDHSLFLTERSRYSELFDLKPTDYKGWAHGLKKAGYATDPKYADRLIDLIERHELYLYDTNLDLVVPFEEDSAYFDRNSLVVTYHPNKIKYVHMPLGYTVEQVSEELGISVKRLLKYNELRYDSELEPGDIVFLQPKKNKGLVKTHRVNNGETMYEISQQYGIKLRKLYERNRMVFGEEPGAGDLLILRGRSD; encoded by the coding sequence ATGATCAGATTACTTTCGATCCTTTGTACGCTGATGACTCTGGGGGCCACAGCGCAACGCATTTCCCGCGATCAGTACATAGAGCGTTTTGCGCCGGTAGCCGTCCAGGAAATGAAAGAGTACGGCATCCCGGCGAGTATTACCCTTGCACAGGGCATCTTGGAGTCGGGCGACGGCAATTCGCGATTGGCGCAAGAAGCCAACAACCATTTTGGCATCAAATGTCACGACGATTGGAGTGGCAAAACCATCAAGCACCACGACGATAAGCGCAATGAGTGTTTTCGCGTGTACGATCACGCCCGTGAGAGTTATCGCGATCACTCGCTATTTTTAACGGAGCGATCGCGCTATTCAGAGCTGTTCGATTTAAAACCTACCGATTACAAAGGTTGGGCCCACGGGCTCAAGAAAGCCGGCTATGCCACGGATCCGAAATATGCGGATCGGTTGATAGACCTCATTGAACGGCACGAACTTTACCTTTACGATACCAACCTCGATTTGGTGGTCCCGTTCGAGGAAGATTCCGCCTATTTCGATCGGAATTCCCTCGTGGTGACCTATCACCCCAATAAGATCAAATACGTGCACATGCCGCTCGGGTATACCGTGGAGCAGGTATCGGAAGAGTTGGGCATATCGGTAAAACGCCTTTTGAAGTACAACGAACTGCGGTACGATTCGGAGTTGGAGCCGGGAGACATTGTATTCCTTCAACCCAAGAAGAACAAGGGCCTCGTAAAGACGCACCGAGTAAACAACGGCGAAACGATGTACGAGATCAGCCAACAGTACGGCATAAAGCTGCGCAAACTCTACGAGCGCAACCGAATGGTCTTTGGTGAAGAGCCCGGAGCGGGTGATTTGCTGATCCTTCGAGGGCGCAGTGATTAA
- a CDS encoding ribonuclease HII has protein sequence MPVHYDFGGIAAGCDEAGRGCLAGPVVAAACILPKDFHHPWLNDSKQITEKRREALRPIIEKEAITWGVSIVPPHEVDKLNILWASIEGMHRALLQLIPQPELVLVDGNRFKPYGDIPYETVVGGDGTYLSISAASVLAKTHRDELMVKAAGEYPQYGWQKNKGYPTAEHRKAIAEFGATDLHRKSFQLLPKQMKLDI, from the coding sequence ATGCCGGTTCATTATGATTTTGGCGGCATCGCGGCCGGATGCGATGAAGCCGGTCGTGGTTGTTTAGCCGGCCCCGTGGTCGCCGCCGCGTGTATATTGCCGAAAGATTTTCACCATCCATGGCTCAACGATTCTAAACAGATCACCGAAAAACGTCGCGAAGCACTTCGGCCCATCATCGAAAAAGAAGCTATTACTTGGGGAGTTTCCATAGTTCCTCCTCATGAAGTCGATAAGCTCAATATCCTTTGGGCTTCGATAGAGGGAATGCACCGCGCTCTTTTACAGCTCATCCCACAACCCGAACTTGTTTTGGTCGATGGCAATCGATTCAAGCCCTACGGCGATATTCCATACGAAACGGTGGTAGGGGGAGATGGTACCTATTTGAGCATTTCGGCTGCCTCAGTATTGGCTAAAACACACCGCGATGAGCTCATGGTGAAGGCGGCTGGTGAATACCCCCAATACGGGTGGCAAAAGAACAAAGGTTACCCGACCGCCGAACACCGAAAGGCCATAGCGGAGTTCGGTGCTACCGACCTCCACCGAAAGAGCTTTCAACTGTTGCCCAAGCAAATGAAATTGGACATCTAA
- a CDS encoding glycosyltransferase family 4 protein yields the protein MRIAVNTRFLLEGKLEGIGRFTYEIFKRVTCAHSEHEFLFYFDRPFSDVFIFGENVTPVKLFPPARHPYLWYWYFERSIPTALRKHNVSAFLSTDGYLSLKADVPSSTLIHDLNFEETPENLPWLTRQYYLYYFKLFARHADRLQTVSEFSKQDIHDRYKVPLDKIDVVYNGAHERFQPIGDDAIQSFRSTHTSGAPYFVFVGALNPRKNVGRLLQAFDLLKSTTDLPHKLLIVGEKMFLTDEIESAYKNMQRTDQVVFAGRLDNEPLHKSIAAADALILPSTYEGFGIPLVEAMQCGVPVLAADATALPEVTGDAGLLFDPLNIDSIRNAMVRMATDRAERESYAALALERSREFSWDRSAERYWQSFEKMMSDAGSL from the coding sequence ATGCGCATCGCGGTCAATACTCGATTTTTACTGGAGGGAAAACTCGAAGGGATCGGTAGATTCACCTACGAGATCTTTAAACGTGTCACGTGCGCTCACTCCGAGCACGAATTCCTATTTTATTTCGATCGACCCTTTTCGGACGTGTTCATCTTCGGAGAAAACGTAACGCCGGTCAAGCTTTTTCCGCCCGCTAGACACCCGTATTTGTGGTATTGGTACTTCGAAAGAAGTATTCCGACCGCACTGCGAAAGCACAATGTAAGCGCTTTTCTTAGTACCGACGGCTATCTCAGCCTTAAAGCCGACGTACCCAGCTCAACGTTGATCCACGATCTCAACTTCGAGGAAACACCGGAGAACCTGCCCTGGCTTACGCGACAGTACTATCTCTATTACTTTAAGCTCTTTGCTCGCCACGCCGATCGACTGCAGACAGTATCGGAATTCTCTAAACAGGATATCCACGATCGATACAAGGTGCCATTGGATAAGATCGACGTAGTCTACAATGGCGCGCACGAGCGTTTTCAACCGATCGGGGACGATGCAATACAGAGCTTTCGAAGTACGCATACCAGCGGAGCGCCCTACTTTGTTTTCGTCGGGGCACTGAACCCGAGAAAAAATGTGGGCCGATTGCTGCAAGCATTCGATTTGCTTAAATCGACCACCGACCTCCCACATAAATTGCTTATTGTAGGCGAAAAAATGTTCTTGACCGACGAGATCGAATCGGCCTACAAGAATATGCAGCGCACCGATCAGGTGGTCTTCGCGGGGCGGCTCGATAACGAGCCATTGCACAAATCCATCGCGGCGGCCGACGCGCTCATATTACCCAGCACATACGAAGGGTTTGGAATACCGCTCGTCGAGGCCATGCAGTGCGGTGTGCCGGTACTGGCCGCAGACGCAACAGCTCTGCCCGAAGTCACGGGTGATGCCGGTCTCCTATTCGATCCCCTCAATATCGACTCCATCCGCAATGCCATGGTTCGCATGGCTACGGATCGTGCCGAGCGCGAATCCTATGCCGCTCTGGCCCTCGAACGCTCGCGCGAATTCAGCTGGGATCGATCCGCCGAACGCTATTGGCAAAGCTTCGAAAAAATGATGTCGGATGCCGGTTCATTATGA
- a CDS encoding flippase, with amino-acid sequence MREKVKRKWGYIRKDANLMQLLTSSGLVLFFKVSGALAGYLFTYLVSNFYGAGIYGIYELCYTAIMIAGVVGRLGLDGALVRFLAEFKSKEQFGTLRRVYRKSVTASFVLSIALGAGLYLLAPILAANLGEDHESLAQAFKVTAFLIPLFVMLGINSESLRGLKRMTDYAALQHGTIVLIGAIGVWLTYQKVPEHLAPLYGYGGGVILLLIVSIFVVRRRIAQVGSVSAPGPGVPFRTVLNVALPILLSTSMFLVISWTDTLMIGYFIDETNVGIYRIAFKIATLITFAQFAINSIAAPMFSEFFTKKDMEGIRRTTHQIGYLNLALSTPIFLIIVLAPTFVLGLFGPEFKVAAVTVIVLAAGQLVNALCGPVLYILNMTGKEKVAQRIMIITSILNVGLNLWLIPGYGFRGAAIATSFSMMLWNILAVIYIRRVYGVITFPLFALWKK; translated from the coding sequence ATGCGCGAAAAGGTGAAGCGGAAATGGGGCTACATTCGCAAGGATGCGAATTTGATGCAGCTTCTCACGAGTTCCGGGTTGGTGCTTTTCTTCAAAGTATCCGGGGCCTTGGCCGGTTATTTATTCACGTACCTCGTTTCGAATTTCTACGGGGCTGGGATCTACGGTATTTATGAACTATGCTACACGGCGATCATGATCGCAGGTGTGGTAGGCCGATTGGGGCTCGATGGAGCTCTGGTTCGTTTTTTGGCGGAATTCAAATCAAAAGAGCAGTTCGGTACCCTTCGGCGCGTGTATCGCAAATCGGTAACGGCGAGCTTTGTGCTTTCCATTGCACTGGGAGCCGGGCTATATCTCCTCGCTCCCATTTTGGCCGCAAATCTCGGCGAAGACCATGAATCACTTGCACAAGCCTTCAAGGTCACGGCATTTCTGATTCCGCTGTTCGTGATGCTCGGCATAAATTCCGAATCGCTCCGCGGACTCAAACGCATGACCGACTACGCGGCCCTTCAACACGGCACCATAGTGCTCATAGGAGCAATTGGGGTTTGGCTGACCTACCAAAAGGTACCGGAGCATTTGGCACCGCTGTACGGATATGGAGGTGGAGTGATATTACTCCTGATCGTAAGCATTTTCGTCGTTCGCCGACGAATAGCACAGGTGGGTTCGGTTTCGGCTCCCGGACCGGGCGTACCGTTCCGAACCGTGCTCAATGTTGCGTTACCAATACTGTTGAGCACCTCCATGTTCTTGGTCATCAGCTGGACCGACACCCTTATGATCGGCTACTTCATCGACGAAACCAATGTGGGCATTTACCGGATTGCCTTTAAGATCGCCACGCTCATCACCTTTGCTCAGTTTGCCATCAACAGCATTGCCGCGCCCATGTTCAGCGAGTTCTTCACAAAAAAGGATATGGAGGGCATTCGACGTACCACCCATCAGATCGGGTACTTGAATCTGGCCTTGAGCACTCCTATATTTTTGATCATCGTATTGGCCCCGACCTTTGTGCTGGGTCTTTTTGGACCGGAATTCAAAGTGGCCGCGGTTACGGTGATCGTTCTGGCGGCCGGACAACTCGTCAATGCCCTGTGTGGCCCAGTTTTGTACATTCTCAACATGACCGGTAAGGAAAAAGTGGCACAGCGCATCATGATCATCACGAGCATTTTGAACGTAGGGTTGAACCTTTGGCTCATTCCGGGGTACGGCTTCCGCGGTGCTGCCATCGCCACCAGCTTTAGCATGATGCTTTGGAACATACTGGCTGTCATCTACATTCGTCGTGTTTACGGCGTTATCACCTTCCCATTATTCGCCCTATGGAAAAAGTAA
- a CDS encoding sulfotransferase: protein MEKVNFFLIGAAKCGTTALYERMKHHPEIYLSPLKEPNYWSTDIDIAQFSAAFKANTPLDLSAYLLQEPLPEKPVGFLRNEGHYARLFDAVQNEKMVGECSTSYLYSEVAAERIAKAHPDAKILVVLRDPVERLFSHYLMARKYGFVTEDLKVAVDRDFSRENKGWGRSELFVELGLYGKQLERWYEHFGRSQIKVLFTPQLNEEDTYSELYEWLGVGENRAAGTKIKNEEKTNSAGLARFEGLNKWLTDSGLKKALGAIVPLNFKRKLLNLYYTDVNLPTLSEADRKYLSGFYAKDKERLEAVLQRPVPWN, encoded by the coding sequence ATGGAAAAAGTAAATTTCTTTTTGATCGGGGCGGCCAAATGCGGGACCACTGCGCTGTACGAGCGTATGAAGCACCACCCCGAAATATACCTTTCGCCCCTCAAGGAGCCCAACTACTGGAGCACAGATATCGACATTGCGCAGTTCTCTGCGGCCTTTAAGGCCAACACGCCATTGGATCTCAGCGCCTACCTGCTTCAGGAGCCCCTTCCCGAAAAACCTGTTGGCTTCCTACGGAACGAAGGCCATTACGCGCGATTATTCGACGCCGTGCAAAACGAAAAAATGGTGGGCGAGTGTTCGACCAGCTATTTGTATTCGGAAGTGGCCGCGGAACGAATAGCCAAAGCCCATCCCGATGCGAAGATATTGGTGGTACTGCGCGATCCGGTGGAGCGACTATTCTCGCATTACCTCATGGCCCGGAAGTACGGTTTCGTCACCGAAGACCTTAAAGTGGCCGTGGATCGCGATTTCTCCAGAGAAAATAAAGGCTGGGGGCGCAGCGAACTGTTCGTGGAGTTAGGGCTCTATGGAAAGCAGCTGGAACGGTGGTACGAGCATTTCGGCCGAAGTCAGATCAAGGTGTTATTTACGCCTCAGCTGAACGAGGAGGACACCTACTCCGAGCTGTACGAATGGTTGGGGGTAGGTGAAAATCGTGCCGCAGGCACAAAAATCAAAAACGAAGAAAAAACGAATTCGGCTGGATTAGCGCGCTTTGAAGGATTAAATAAGTGGTTGACCGATAGCGGATTGAAAAAGGCCCTAGGGGCCATAGTACCACTGAATTTTAAGCGAAAACTGCTGAATTTATACTACACTGACGTAAATTTGCCGACCCTTAGCGAGGCGGACCGAAAATATTTGTCCGGTTTTTACGCTAAAGATAAGGAGCGTTTGGAGGCTGTACTGCAGCGACCGGTGCCCTGGAACTAA
- a CDS encoding O-antigen ligase family protein produces the protein MDKILNQRNILIVGLLFVAINTLLITREFFWAGLVPFALFIVVLALLSMDKLLLLIAFLTPLSVNLTEMGLGLGVGMALPTDPLMFGILLIFAIRVFHEGGFDKRVIWHPISLIIILQLVWMFFTSMTSTMPLVSFKFLISRLWYVVSFYFLATQLFKRRKQIVRYFWAYIMGLAIVIVYTVYQHYLNAFDEQAAHWVMSPFFKDHTSYGALLAFFFPALLGLTLVNAKSNQMRALMGIVVLVFIGGIILSYTRAAWLSLIAALIVYLLMVFKVRFQYILFMLAIVVGSFAMVQEELMMKLEKNDQDSSGDLVEHVQSMSNISTDASNLERINRWKSAWRMFLDKPVMGFGPNTYQFQYAPYQHPNEKTIISTNNADMGNAHSEYLGPLAEQGFLGPIWVLLLVGVLFYKGITLYMELPSGQLRMLTVIATLGLVTYWTHAFLNNFLDTDKASVAVWGCLAVLTAIEVYHLPNIEKRDQE, from the coding sequence ATGGACAAGATCCTGAATCAGCGGAATATTTTGATCGTCGGACTCCTGTTCGTGGCGATCAATACCCTGTTGATCACTCGGGAATTCTTTTGGGCCGGACTAGTCCCGTTTGCCCTTTTTATCGTGGTATTGGCACTGTTATCGATGGACAAGCTGTTGTTGCTCATCGCTTTCCTGACGCCGCTATCCGTTAACTTAACCGAAATGGGACTCGGTTTGGGCGTAGGTATGGCATTGCCTACCGATCCGCTCATGTTTGGGATACTGCTGATCTTCGCCATTCGAGTATTTCACGAAGGGGGGTTCGATAAGCGGGTCATCTGGCATCCGATCAGTTTGATCATCATTTTGCAGCTGGTGTGGATGTTCTTTACGAGCATGACTTCTACCATGCCGTTGGTTTCGTTCAAGTTCTTGATATCGCGGCTGTGGTATGTGGTGAGTTTCTACTTTTTGGCCACTCAGCTCTTTAAGCGGCGCAAGCAGATCGTGAGGTACTTTTGGGCCTACATCATGGGCTTGGCAATCGTCATCGTTTATACGGTATACCAACACTACTTGAACGCCTTCGACGAGCAGGCGGCCCATTGGGTCATGTCGCCCTTTTTCAAGGACCACACCTCGTACGGCGCCTTACTGGCTTTCTTTTTTCCGGCCTTGCTGGGCCTTACCTTGGTCAATGCCAAAAGCAATCAAATGCGAGCACTCATGGGTATTGTCGTCCTGGTTTTCATCGGAGGTATCATTCTCTCGTATACCCGGGCGGCCTGGTTGAGCTTGATCGCCGCATTGATCGTGTACTTGCTGATGGTATTCAAGGTGCGTTTTCAGTACATCCTCTTTATGCTGGCCATCGTGGTCGGCTCCTTTGCCATGGTGCAGGAAGAGCTTATGATGAAGCTCGAAAAGAACGATCAGGACAGCTCCGGTGATTTGGTTGAGCACGTACAGTCCATGAGTAACATCTCCACGGATGCATCGAACCTGGAGCGAATAAATCGGTGGAAATCGGCCTGGCGTATGTTCTTGGACAAGCCGGTGATGGGTTTTGGGCCGAACACCTATCAGTTTCAATACGCCCCTTATCAGCACCCCAACGAAAAGACCATCATCAGCACCAACAACGCAGATATGGGGAATGCTCACAGCGAGTACTTGGGTCCGCTGGCCGAGCAGGGTTTCCTAGGTCCGATATGGGTACTTCTTCTGGTTGGTGTGTTGTTCTACAAGGGTATCACCCTGTACATGGAACTCCCCTCGGGTCAACTTCGCATGCTGACCGTGATCGCAACGTTGGGATTGGTGACCTACTGGACCCATGCTTTTCTGAACAACTTTCTGGATACGGACAAGGCTTCAGTGGCCGTTTGGGGGTGTTTGGCCGTACTTACGGCCATAGAGGTTTACCACCTACCGAATATAGAAAAGCGCGACCAAGAATAA
- the efp gene encoding elongation factor P has protein sequence MATTSDIRKGLCIRHKHDIWKIVEFQHVKPGKGAAFVRTKIKSLTVGKVLDHTFPAGHKIDYLRVENLTYQYLYNDDQGFHFMNTNDYTQIFLAKEMMDAPDLMKEGMEVQILFDAANETPLTCDLPASIELEVTYTEPGIKGDTATNATKPATVETGAEIKVPLFINEGDKIKVNTEDGKYMERVK, from the coding sequence ATGGCAACTACTTCAGACATCCGCAAAGGACTTTGCATTCGCCACAAGCACGACATCTGGAAGATCGTGGAGTTTCAACATGTGAAACCCGGTAAAGGCGCCGCCTTTGTCCGCACCAAGATCAAGAGTTTGACCGTGGGGAAAGTACTCGATCATACGTTTCCGGCCGGGCACAAGATCGATTACCTGCGCGTTGAGAACCTTACCTACCAGTACCTCTACAACGACGATCAGGGTTTTCACTTCATGAATACCAACGATTATACGCAGATCTTCCTGGCTAAGGAAATGATGGATGCCCCGGACCTCATGAAAGAGGGTATGGAAGTGCAGATCCTTTTCGATGCCGCCAACGAAACGCCGCTAACTTGCGATCTCCCGGCTTCTATCGAGCTCGAGGTAACCTACACCGAGCCCGGGATTAAAGGAGATACCGCTACCAACGCCACCAAGCCGGCAACGGTCGAAACGGGCGCCGAGATCAAGGTTCCGCTCTTCATCAACGAAGGCGACAAGATCAAGGTGAATACCGAAGACGGTAAGTATATGGAGCGAGTAAAATAA
- a CDS encoding ABC transporter ATP-binding protein, with amino-acid sequence MFRLEAQNLSQAYHRRFVFRSVDLTLQSGESAVILGGNGSGKSTLLKTLSRALMPFEGDVRLFDEEEEVDSGKQFFFTSLAAPYLELIEEYTLREFFAFCGKLKPWKSPWTIEELVKKAYLEEAADREIKYFSSGMKQRVRLIVAIMADTPVLLLDEPTSNLDKKGVEWYRELMEEMGRDRIVLVASNENAEEYYFCDRELRIEDFK; translated from the coding sequence ATGTTTCGTCTCGAGGCCCAAAACCTGAGTCAGGCATATCATCGGAGATTCGTTTTCAGATCGGTCGACCTCACCCTTCAAAGCGGTGAATCAGCCGTGATCTTAGGTGGAAATGGATCGGGCAAGAGCACATTACTCAAAACGTTATCAAGAGCCTTGATGCCCTTTGAAGGGGACGTACGACTTTTCGACGAAGAAGAAGAGGTGGATTCGGGCAAACAGTTTTTCTTTACGAGTTTGGCGGCGCCGTACCTCGAGCTCATCGAAGAATATACCTTGCGGGAGTTCTTTGCCTTTTGCGGAAAGCTGAAGCCTTGGAAATCACCTTGGACGATAGAAGAGCTCGTAAAAAAGGCATATCTCGAAGAGGCTGCAGATCGCGAGATCAAGTACTTCTCCTCGGGAATGAAACAGCGGGTTCGGTTGATCGTAGCGATCATGGCCGATACACCTGTGTTACTACTCGACGAGCCCACGTCGAACCTCGATAAAAAGGGGGTCGAATGGTATCGTGAACTCATGGAAGAGATGGGGCGAGACCGTATCGTATTGGTGGCGAGTAACGAAAACGCCGAGGAATACTATTTTTGTGATCGCGAACTTCGCATTGAAGACTTTAAATGA
- the lpxA gene encoding acyl-ACP--UDP-N-acetylglucosamine O-acyltransferase, with amino-acid sequence MNQPLAYVDPGAKVASNVVVEPFATIHKNVVIEKGSWIGSGVTIMEGARIGKNVRIFPGTVVSAPPQDIKFDPDEMTECIIKDNVVLREHVTVHRGTNATGRTTVDEGAFLMVGSHVAHDCYMGKNAILVNNVAVGGHCEVGEYAILGGLAAMHQFTKVGTHCMIGGGALVRKDVPPYTKAGREPVQFVGINSIGLRRRGFDPDKIKEIQNIYRAIYQSGMNTTQAIDLLEAEFPVSDERDEIISFCRNSKRGIMRGYQTS; translated from the coding sequence ATGAACCAGCCGTTAGCATACGTTGATCCGGGAGCCAAGGTGGCTTCTAATGTCGTGGTTGAACCTTTTGCCACGATCCACAAAAATGTGGTGATCGAGAAGGGAAGCTGGATCGGATCGGGCGTTACTATCATGGAAGGTGCTCGAATCGGAAAGAACGTTCGCATTTTTCCGGGAACCGTGGTTTCAGCGCCTCCGCAGGACATCAAGTTCGATCCGGACGAAATGACGGAGTGTATCATAAAAGACAACGTAGTTCTTCGCGAACACGTGACCGTTCACCGCGGTACCAATGCCACCGGGCGTACCACAGTCGATGAAGGAGCTTTCCTGATGGTCGGAAGCCACGTGGCACACGATTGCTATATGGGTAAAAACGCCATTCTCGTGAATAACGTCGCGGTTGGTGGTCATTGCGAGGTTGGTGAGTATGCTATTTTGGGAGGACTCGCGGCCATGCACCAGTTCACAAAGGTTGGCACCCACTGTATGATCGGTGGTGGAGCATTGGTACGTAAAGATGTTCCTCCCTATACCAAGGCGGGACGTGAACCGGTTCAGTTCGTAGGAATCAATTCCATTGGTTTGCGTCGCCGAGGATTCGATCCGGATAAGATCAAAGAGATCCAGAACATCTATCGGGCGATCTATCAGTCTGGCATGAATACCACACAAGCGATCGATTTGCTTGAGGCGGAGTTTCCGGTATCTGACGAACGCGATGAAATTATTTCGTTCTGCCGCAACTCCAAACGCGGTATCATGCGCGGGTATCAAACTTCGTAA